GTCGCGCACGAGCACACCGTCGCCGAGCAGGGCCCGGGGTCCACGCGCCCTGGCCAGGTCGGCGAGGCCGTCGTGGTACGGGACGCAGTGCACGACGAGCGAAGGCTCGCTCGCCGTGCACTGGTTTCTCGTCGTCATGACGGTGCCGTCAGGACCTGGCGCAGCTGGGCGGGTAGACGGGTTCCACCCGCTCGGCGGCGGCGTCGGCCCGGGCGGCGAGCGTGCGCAGCGCGCCCGCCAGGGACGTGCGCCAGCGCCTCGCCGGGGCGGTGGTGCGCTCGCGCGGCCGGTCGTCGGTCACGACCGGGGCGTTCGGGAGCGCGGACTGGGCGTCGCTGCGGGTCTTGTCGATCGCAAGGACGAAGCCGACGGGCATCATGAGGGTCGCTCCTCTCGGTGGGGTCGATCGGTGGTCGGGGGCGGGCCGCTCGAGCCGCGCGTGACGAGCTCGACGGGGATCACGACCTGGCGGTCGGCGGGATCGGACGGCCATTCGAGCAGCAGCCGGCCGGCCTCGCGGCCCTTACGCCGGCCGTCCTGCCTGATGGTGGTGAGTCCGGCGGCGGCCGCCTGCGGGATGTCGTCGAAGCCGACGACGGACACGTCGTCACCCGCGCGCAGGTCGCACTCGCCGAGCGCCGACAGCGCGCCGAGGGCGAGCAGGTCGGTCATCCCGAGCACGCCGGTGGGGCGTGGAGTCAGGTCGAGCAGCGTCCGCATCGCCGCGTTGCCCGCCTCGACGGTGTTGCCCTGCACGCGGACGAACTGCACGCTGTCCGGGCTCAGCCCGGCCTTGCGGGCGGCGGCGAAGTACCCCTGGAGGCGGCTTCGCGCGTCGCTGTCGGTGTAGGTCTCGAGGATCGTCTCGTCGATCGGGCCGACGTGGCCGTCCGGCAGCGAGCAGTCGGCGATCACGCCGAGCTGTCGGTGGCCCAGCCCGACCAGGTGGTCCGTCGCGTCGACGGCCGCGGCGTAGTCGTCGATCGCGGCGTAGGCGGCCAAGGGGTCGTTCACGATCCGCGACTGCACCACGGGGAGCCGCCGGCGCCGGATCGCCTGCAGCGCGGCGTCGTCGTCGGCCACGCAGTACACGCAGAAGCCGTCGACGATCGCGCCCGCGGCGGTGTCGACGCCAGACCTCTGGAGCAGGGAGGTGAGCAGCAGACCGCTGCCGTGCTCTTCCGCCTGCTCCGCGATGCCGTGCAGGAACGCGAGCGCGAACGGGTCGGACAGGATGTAGCCGAGGGTCTCGGTGAAGAGCAGCCCGACCGTGCCCGCCTTGCCCCTGCGCAGCGTGCGCGCCGCGGCGTCGGGGCCCGCGTAGCCGAACCGCTCGGCCGCGCCGAGGATCCGCTCGCGCAGCGCGGGCGCCAGCTGGTCGGGTCGGCTGTAGGCGTTGGACACCGTCGTGCGGGAGACGCCGAGCTCGTCGGCGATCGTCTGCAGGGTGACCCGTGCCATGACCCCTCCTCCCGACTCCCAGTCGTCTGTATCGATCAAGTCTTTATC
The window above is part of the Streptosporangiales bacterium genome. Proteins encoded here:
- a CDS encoding LacI family DNA-binding transcriptional regulator; amino-acid sequence: MARVTLQTIADELGVSRTTVSNAYSRPDQLAPALRERILGAAERFGYAGPDAAARTLRRGKAGTVGLLFTETLGYILSDPFALAFLHGIAEQAEEHGSGLLLTSLLQRSGVDTAAGAIVDGFCVYCVADDDAALQAIRRRRLPVVQSRIVNDPLAAYAAIDDYAAAVDATDHLVGLGHRQLGVIADCSLPDGHVGPIDETILETYTDSDARSRLQGYFAAARKAGLSPDSVQFVRVQGNTVEAGNAAMRTLLDLTPRPTGVLGMTDLLALGALSALGECDLRAGDDVSVVGFDDIPQAAAAGLTTIRQDGRRKGREAGRLLLEWPSDPADRQVVIPVELVTRGSSGPPPTTDRPHREERPS